A genome region from Hevea brasiliensis isolate MT/VB/25A 57/8 chromosome 7, ASM3005281v1, whole genome shotgun sequence includes the following:
- the LOC110672460 gene encoding uncharacterized protein LOC110672460, with the protein MVLALRPTVGAEPAKFGSDFYKPLILHRKPAYCFSIREPSLSFKSSLRCYCIKEEITDNPTEGFSALSSDITWERGSIWSTMAMYMFNLHIPLGIGGLSIVAYLLHQPVLDPQTEALSLLVIQILELIGALLLLRTTTKPEHKLMSFFKSNKLPKERNWLLASALGFGSLILLVFLTSFLVDILAEAKSVNNPILKEILHSSNISKTACVFVYCLITPLLEETVYRGFLLTSLASTMNWQKAVFLHI; encoded by the exons ATGGTTCTGGCGCTTCGGCCAACCGTGGGTGCCGAACCCGCCAAATTTGGCAGCGATTTTTACAAACCGCTAATTCTGCATCGAAAGCCCGCCTATTGTTTCTCTATTCGTGAGCCTAGTCTTAGCTTCAAATCATCTCTCCGCTGTTACTGCATCAAAGAGGAGATTACTGATAATCCCACTGAG GGCTTTTCAGCGCTTTCATCTGATATTACATGGGAAAGAGGAAGTATTTGGAGTACTATGGCAATGTATATGTTTAATTTGCACATTCCTTTGGGTATTGGAGGATTGTCTATAGTTGCCTATCTATTGCACCAACCTGTGCTTGATCCACAAACTGAA GCCTTATCACTGCTTGTCATTCAAATTTTAGAACTCATTGGAGCTCTGCTTCTACTTAGAACCACTACCAAGCCAGAACATAAGTTAATGAGCTTCTTCAAATCTAACAAGTTACCAAAGGAGAGGAATTGGCTGTTAGCTTCAGCGCTGGGTTTCGGGTCTTTAATTTTATTGGTGTTCCTTACATCATTCCTTGTGGATATCTTAGCTGAGGCCAAG AGTGTGAACAACCctattttgaaggagattcttcacAGCAGCAACATATCGAAAACTGCCTGTGTTTTTGTTTACTGCCTCATCACTCCCCTACTGGAAGAAACTGTTTACAGAGGATTTCTGTTGACGTCTCTGGCCTCCACAATGAACTGGCAGAAAGCAGTTTTT CTGCACATATAA